In Bacillus sp. Marseille-Q1617, a genomic segment contains:
- a CDS encoding adenylosuccinate synthase — protein sequence MSSVVVVGTQWGDEGKGKITDFLSEHAEVIARYQGGNNAGHTIKFDGETYKLHLIPSGIFYNEKISVIGNGMVVDPKALVKELKYLHDRDVTTENLRISNRAHVILPYHLKLDEVEEERKGANKIGTTKKGIGPAYMDKAARIGIRIADLLDRASFEEKLARNLEEKNRLLERFYETEGFKIEDILDEYYEYGQQIKKYVVDTSVVLNDAIDNGRRVLFEGAQGVMLDIDQGTYPFVTSSNPVAGGVTIGSGVGPTKINHVVGVSKAYTTRVGDGPFPTELNNEIGDQIREVGREYGTTTGRARRVGWFDSVVVRHARRVSGLTDLSLNSIDVLTGIETLKICVAYKYKGEIMEEFPANLNILAECEPVYEELPGWTEDITGCKTLSELPENARHYLERVSQLTGIPLSIFSVGPDRSQTNVVRSVWSAR from the coding sequence ATGTCTTCAGTAGTAGTAGTAGGAACACAATGGGGAGACGAAGGAAAAGGAAAGATCACTGACTTCCTTTCTGAACATGCAGAAGTAATCGCACGTTACCAAGGTGGTAATAACGCAGGTCATACAATTAAGTTTGACGGTGAAACATATAAGCTACATTTAATTCCTTCTGGTATTTTCTATAATGAAAAAATCTCGGTCATCGGGAACGGGATGGTTGTCGATCCGAAAGCATTGGTAAAAGAACTTAAATACTTACACGATCGTGACGTCACGACTGAAAACTTACGAATCAGCAACCGTGCGCACGTCATCCTTCCTTACCACTTAAAGCTTGATGAAGTGGAAGAAGAGCGCAAAGGCGCCAACAAGATCGGTACGACGAAAAAAGGGATCGGTCCTGCATACATGGATAAAGCAGCACGTATCGGAATCCGTATCGCTGACCTTCTTGACCGTGCATCGTTCGAAGAAAAGCTTGCACGCAACCTTGAAGAAAAGAACCGCCTTCTAGAGCGTTTCTATGAAACAGAAGGATTCAAAATCGAGGATATCCTTGATGAGTACTATGAGTACGGCCAGCAGATCAAGAAGTACGTAGTTGATACATCCGTTGTATTGAACGATGCGATTGACAACGGCCGCCGTGTCCTTTTTGAAGGTGCACAAGGGGTTATGCTTGATATCGACCAGGGTACATACCCATTCGTTACATCTTCGAACCCTGTAGCGGGCGGAGTGACGATCGGTTCCGGTGTCGGCCCTACGAAGATCAATCACGTCGTGGGTGTTTCCAAAGCTTACACGACCCGTGTCGGTGACGGTCCATTCCCGACTGAACTGAACAATGAAATCGGAGATCAAATCCGTGAAGTCGGCCGTGAGTATGGTACGACGACTGGACGCGCGCGCCGTGTCGGCTGGTTTGACAGCGTGGTCGTACGTCATGCACGCCGTGTGAGCGGACTGACGGATCTTTCTCTTAACTCAATCGATGTATTGACAGGCATCGAAACATTGAAAATCTGTGTCGCTTACAAATATAAAGGCGAAATCATGGAAGAGTTCCCGGCGAACCTTAATATCCTGGCTGAATGCGAGCCGGTATACGAAGAGCTTCCAGGCTGGACGGAAGACATCACAGGATGCAAGACGCTGTCTGAGCTTCCTGAAAATGCACGCCACTATTTAGAGCGCGTATCTCAACTGACAGGTATTCCGCTTTCCATCTTCTCTGTCGGACCGGATCGTTCCCAAACAAATGTGGTCCGCAGTGTTTGGAGTGCAAGATAA
- a CDS encoding potassium channel protein, with product MVLLYYDFLLRSGCMAIFMRLWKQVSKMDFGFILLLSIIIILLGTFGIYFLEPEGFPSLFDGFWWTMTTLTTVGYGDYYPVTVGGRLLGIFLFIFGIGIIGVLISKTVDAITTFQKYKREGKLEYTMNDHFIYINWSKKTERAITEVLAHSPEVEMVLIDTLSESPVDHEQIHYIQGDPSDEDILLRANILEAKRVAIFSDSRIEDPSLIDGKTLLIASAVEGLSKTYEKEIHTIVEISEDRHIPKFKHIAVEDFILSTDSVSFLMAKATIHPGTTSLFRQLLSKRYGNNIHELKPNPEWKTIKEASEELLQKGAILLAVNDSMDFTDAINRELHNTDVLYVVCHDRVFEQLTAIN from the coding sequence TTGGTATTATTATACTATGATTTCTTACTAAGGAGCGGTTGCATGGCCATTTTTATGAGACTATGGAAACAAGTATCCAAAATGGATTTCGGTTTTATCTTATTGTTATCCATTATCATTATATTATTGGGTACGTTCGGTATATATTTTTTAGAACCGGAAGGCTTTCCTTCATTGTTTGACGGCTTCTGGTGGACGATGACCACGTTGACCACTGTCGGATATGGGGATTATTATCCCGTCACCGTGGGCGGACGCCTGCTGGGCATTTTCCTCTTTATCTTCGGAATCGGGATCATCGGGGTCTTGATCAGCAAAACGGTGGATGCCATCACGACGTTTCAAAAATACAAACGGGAAGGGAAGCTTGAGTATACCATGAATGATCATTTTATCTATATCAACTGGTCCAAGAAGACGGAACGGGCTATTACTGAAGTGCTGGCTCATTCGCCTGAAGTAGAAATGGTGCTGATCGATACACTCAGTGAATCGCCAGTCGATCATGAACAAATCCATTATATTCAAGGGGACCCGTCGGATGAAGACATATTACTGCGGGCAAATATCCTTGAGGCGAAGAGAGTCGCGATCTTTTCCGATTCGCGCATCGAAGACCCATCGCTGATTGATGGGAAGACGCTCTTGATTGCTTCAGCGGTTGAAGGTTTGTCGAAAACATATGAAAAAGAAATCCATACGATTGTAGAGATTTCAGAAGACCGGCATATCCCTAAATTCAAGCATATTGCCGTCGAGGATTTCATCCTTTCCACTGATTCGGTCTCTTTTTTAATGGCAAAAGCGACGATTCACCCTGGAACGACCAGTCTGTTCAGGCAGCTGCTGAGTAAGCGTTACGGCAATAATATTCATGAACTGAAGCCGAACCCTGAATGGAAGACAATCAAAGAAGCGTCGGAAGAACTTCTGCAAAAAGGGGCCATATTGCTCGCAGTCAATGACAGTATGGACTTCACGGATGCCATCAACCGTGAATTGCACAATACCGACGTCCTTTATGTGGTTTGTCACGATCGTGTTTTTGAACAGCTCACGGCGATCAACTGA
- a CDS encoding glutathionylspermidine synthase family protein: MATSHREQRIKFYEGISDFWHDLFGMEYALLDLKKESHEVVAAIRDGSEKVYKVYRKTADLLRELSDESLLELGFPEESLSYIRFKSIPQECIIGRFDFVVRDDGRVKLLEFNSDTPTFIKELFHVNGKVCSYFSCEDPNDGLEERLGLELRRSLLASWRTLERGGSPKIVFSSHSDHEEDYLTTRYLQSLAGVPSEFVSLDQLQIRSGREAGVYTPSGERIDVLYRPTYPVEHLVDDVDPETGDKVGLELIRLVLDGKLALLNPPSAFLMQSKGVQALIWGLHESGSEFYTEEEHEWISSFFLPTYLDPDAFEESGVTYVQKPAFGREGDTVKIIEASGEVVMKDPKETYKESLPVYQEYIELPRCDIRVDAGVVEASLMAGSFIINGTAGAVGYRAGNAITDNESYFLPIGFGED, translated from the coding sequence ATGGCTACTTCCCATCGTGAACAGAGAATCAAATTTTATGAAGGGATATCGGATTTCTGGCATGACCTTTTCGGGATGGAATATGCTCTTTTAGATCTGAAAAAAGAATCGCATGAGGTTGTGGCTGCGATTCGTGATGGCTCTGAAAAAGTCTATAAAGTGTACCGGAAAACGGCAGATCTGCTCCGGGAACTCAGTGATGAGTCCCTGCTGGAGTTAGGCTTTCCCGAGGAATCCCTTTCGTATATACGGTTTAAATCGATCCCCCAGGAATGCATCATCGGCAGGTTTGATTTTGTCGTCAGGGATGACGGCAGGGTGAAATTACTGGAGTTCAATAGCGATACACCGACTTTCATTAAGGAGCTATTTCACGTGAATGGCAAAGTGTGTTCGTATTTTTCATGTGAAGATCCCAATGATGGGCTTGAAGAGCGGCTGGGTCTTGAGCTGCGTCGATCGCTGCTTGCTTCTTGGCGGACACTGGAGCGGGGCGGCTCGCCGAAGATCGTATTTTCATCTCACAGTGATCATGAAGAAGACTATTTGACGACGCGGTACCTGCAATCATTGGCAGGCGTCCCCTCTGAATTTGTCAGCTTGGATCAATTGCAGATCAGGAGCGGTCGTGAAGCCGGCGTCTATACTCCTTCCGGGGAGCGGATCGATGTTCTGTACCGTCCTACATATCCCGTCGAGCATCTGGTGGATGACGTCGATCCTGAAACCGGTGATAAAGTGGGACTGGAGTTGATTAGGCTTGTGCTGGACGGGAAACTGGCTTTGTTGAACCCGCCTTCTGCCTTTTTGATGCAGTCAAAAGGAGTGCAGGCCTTGATATGGGGTCTTCATGAGTCGGGCAGCGAGTTTTATACAGAAGAAGAGCATGAATGGATTTCTTCGTTTTTTTTACCGACGTATCTGGATCCGGATGCGTTCGAGGAAAGCGGCGTGACCTATGTGCAAAAGCCAGCCTTCGGACGTGAAGGGGACACGGTCAAAATCATTGAAGCCTCAGGTGAGGTCGTGATGAAGGATCCGAAAGAAACGTATAAAGAATCATTGCCTGTCTATCAGGAGTATATCGAACTGCCGCGTTGTGACATCAGGGTTGATGCAGGTGTTGTGGAGGCAAGCCTGATGGCCGGCAGTTTCATCATAAACGGTACAGCGGGTGCCGTCGGGTATCGCGCCGGCAATGCCATCACCGACAACGAATCATACTTCCTTCCGATTGGGTTCGGGGAAGATTAA
- a CDS encoding DUF350 domain-containing protein, producing MQIITSEALISFLAHVGTGLGLMILGVIVFAFTTKFSEATLIREGNVAVALKLWGKAIGLAIVIYTVWANSVSLFDAFIWGLIGIATQVIAYWIIEYVLTPKTNLAKKVEEGNVAIGFSLFSVSIVVGLVVAASLTY from the coding sequence ATGCAAATCATTACAAGTGAAGCACTTATCAGTTTTCTTGCCCATGTCGGCACCGGTCTTGGACTCATGATCCTCGGTGTCATCGTATTCGCATTCACCACCAAATTCTCGGAAGCCACCCTCATTCGCGAAGGCAATGTGGCCGTCGCGCTGAAACTGTGGGGAAAAGCCATTGGGCTCGCAATCGTCATCTACACCGTCTGGGCGAACAGCGTCAGTTTATTCGATGCCTTCATATGGGGCTTGATCGGTATCGCCACACAGGTCATCGCGTACTGGATCATCGAGTACGTATTGACGCCTAAGACGAACCTGGCCAAAAAAGTGGAAGAAGGAAACGTCGCGATCGGATTCAGTTTGTTTTCGGTTTCGATTGTGGTTGGGTTGGTCGTGGCGGCTAGTTTGACTTATTGA
- a CDS encoding nuclease-related domain-containing protein, with the protein MPVKERTIPWKVLKLQAILERLAPNYPKVPLLKENLAKSLAGYNGEKSLDFHLSFLSEKTYYVLHDVRLSDGERYFQIDTLILTDKFALIVEIKNLAGTIHFDTDFNQVIQTKNGIDYALPDPILQIHRQGAQMKAWLKRNKLPSIPIKSVVVISNPHAILRTNDSLLHEKIIRSDYLLYKIKQLETQFPVSVISDRELKKIIKFIKKDDTPLNQSILDLYNIDKEDIMTGVFCSNCNQLSMNRIYGTWLCPHCYEKKKDAHLDAIYQYFLLFGQEITNRQLRDFLRISSHSLSTRILNSVAPTTRGKNKDKVHILNLDKRS; encoded by the coding sequence ATGCCCGTGAAAGAACGTACCATCCCCTGGAAAGTTCTGAAATTGCAAGCCATCCTCGAAAGGCTAGCCCCCAATTACCCCAAGGTGCCACTTCTCAAAGAAAACCTCGCTAAAAGTCTAGCTGGTTACAACGGTGAAAAGTCTTTAGATTTCCATCTTAGCTTTCTTTCTGAAAAAACCTATTATGTTCTACACGATGTTAGATTGTCAGATGGTGAACGTTATTTTCAGATCGATACATTAATTCTAACTGACAAATTTGCATTAATAGTTGAAATTAAAAACTTAGCTGGAACAATTCATTTTGACACAGATTTCAACCAAGTCATTCAGACAAAGAATGGTATAGACTATGCACTTCCTGATCCTATACTTCAAATACACCGACAAGGAGCACAGATGAAAGCCTGGTTAAAACGCAACAAGTTACCTTCTATCCCTATAAAAAGTGTGGTCGTCATAAGTAATCCTCACGCTATACTCCGCACAAACGACTCCCTTCTTCATGAAAAAATAATACGCTCTGATTACCTCCTTTATAAGATAAAACAACTTGAAACACAATTCCCTGTAAGTGTCATTTCAGATAGAGAGTTAAAAAAAATTATTAAATTCATTAAAAAAGATGATACCCCTTTGAACCAGTCTATTCTCGATCTATATAATATCGATAAAGAAGATATTATGACCGGTGTGTTTTGCAGTAATTGTAATCAACTATCGATGAATAGAATATATGGAACCTGGCTTTGCCCTCACTGCTATGAAAAGAAAAAAGATGCCCATCTAGATGCAATTTATCAGTATTTTTTGCTGTTTGGACAAGAAATTACAAATAGACAATTAAGAGATTTTCTTAGAATTTCCTCTCATTCACTTTCTACTAGAATCTTGAATTCTGTTGCTCCAACAACACGTGGTAAGAATAAAGACAAAGTCCACATCTTAAACCTTGATAAAAGATCATAA
- a CDS encoding M23 family metallopeptidase: protein MRFGEVLLPKLEKYKSRSSQFMKKVAITTLALSTLTFSSVSADDSSDKELKTIYHVYVNSHYVGAVTNQDDVKNMLEDKLEDAQEEYKDFQVTWNNDITYIPENVFTAKTNNQEVLNNVTKSMAVEANAYALVVDDKPVAYVKDKEAADEALKKIKLKYVSEDELKELEARKKDPNSSLPALKENETRLLEVSFKEDVEMEKSSADPKEILSSDEAVNLLLKGSLEEKKYKVEEGDVLGSIAEKHKLTTAELLKLNPELDEEGALKIGSDLNVTVSKPFVHTVVKKEVNKIEKIAYEKQVIEDSTMNKGDTKVKQEGKDGEKSVTFTSTEVNGFQTEKNIKEEKDLKDPVKYIVLKGTKETPSRGSGKFAWPTNGGYISSKQGPRWGKHHKGIDIARPSDKTIKSVDNGVVVSAGWDDGGYGNKVVIDHQNGYKTIYAHLDSISVSAGQTVGRGEKIGIMGTTGESTGVHLHIEVYKNGSLINPLDVL, encoded by the coding sequence ATGAGGTTTGGAGAAGTATTATTACCGAAATTAGAAAAATATAAGAGTCGCTCTTCTCAATTCATGAAGAAGGTTGCGATCACAACATTAGCACTTTCAACACTAACATTTTCATCTGTTTCTGCGGATGATTCATCTGATAAAGAGCTTAAGACCATCTATCATGTGTATGTAAACAGTCATTATGTAGGGGCTGTTACGAACCAGGATGATGTGAAGAATATGCTTGAAGATAAACTTGAGGATGCTCAAGAAGAATATAAAGACTTTCAAGTGACGTGGAATAACGACATCACATACATACCTGAAAATGTTTTTACAGCAAAGACAAATAATCAGGAAGTATTAAATAATGTTACTAAATCGATGGCTGTCGAAGCGAACGCTTATGCATTGGTTGTCGATGACAAACCGGTTGCTTATGTAAAAGATAAAGAAGCTGCTGACGAAGCGTTGAAAAAGATCAAGTTAAAATATGTTTCTGAAGACGAACTAAAAGAATTAGAAGCTCGTAAGAAGGATCCTAATTCTTCTCTACCCGCTTTAAAAGAAAATGAAACACGTTTATTGGAAGTTTCTTTTAAAGAGGATGTAGAAATGGAAAAATCTTCAGCAGATCCAAAAGAAATCCTTTCTTCAGATGAGGCTGTCAACCTTCTTCTTAAAGGAAGTCTAGAAGAGAAGAAGTATAAGGTCGAAGAAGGAGATGTACTTGGTTCTATCGCTGAGAAGCATAAATTGACGACTGCCGAGCTTTTAAAGTTAAACCCTGAACTTGATGAAGAGGGTGCCTTGAAAATCGGTTCTGACTTAAATGTCACAGTGAGTAAGCCGTTTGTTCATACGGTTGTGAAGAAAGAAGTCAATAAGATCGAGAAAATCGCCTATGAAAAACAAGTCATTGAAGATTCAACAATGAATAAGGGCGATACGAAAGTGAAGCAAGAAGGAAAAGACGGTGAGAAATCAGTTACCTTCACATCTACAGAAGTAAACGGATTTCAAACCGAGAAAAATATCAAAGAAGAAAAAGATTTGAAAGATCCTGTGAAATATATCGTTCTTAAAGGGACGAAAGAAACACCTTCACGCGGGTCAGGAAAATTTGCATGGCCGACAAATGGCGGATACATTTCTTCCAAGCAGGGACCTCGCTGGGGAAAACATCATAAAGGGATTGATATTGCCCGTCCGAGTGACAAAACGATCAAATCCGTTGACAACGGGGTTGTCGTATCTGCAGGCTGGGACGATGGCGGTTACGGGAACAAGGTTGTAATCGATCACCAAAATGGCTACAAAACTATTTACGCTCACCTGGATTCCATTTCTGTATCAGCCGGTCAAACAGTTGGCAGAGGCGAAAAAATCGGAATCATGGGAACTACCGGAGAATCAACCGGAGTTCACTTACACATCGAAGTATACAAAAATGGATCCCTTATCAATCCATTGGATGTACTATAA
- a CDS encoding IS110 family transposase: MDFTQNERLKQINEQTLIIGIDIAKHKHVARAIDDRGIDLSKRLVFPNTLEGFKLLLEWAKQLSAQTSRPNLMIGMEPTGHYWINLAYFLKSQSERPVVVNPMKVKKSKELDDDSPTKNDTKDAKVIAQVMRAGRYHEPILPEGLYAELREGVKLYDIIQEDLSSIKAQIHNALDRYFPEFLTVFKKWDGKTALYLLKCGYLPDDIQQKTEDELLKEVKTKVTKNIGIARMRHLKKAAASSIGLTVGLRMAREELRYLVDQYELLNGRLEALKGELEELVRMVPGADSMMAIKGVGPMTVVGFFAEIGDLSNYRDPRQIIKLAGLNLMINQSGKHKGQTTITKRGRRRLRTILYQVARPLAFHNKGFKALHNYYKHRRNNPLKGKQSYVALGRKLIKILFVMGTRKCAFSEERMLRDIPHITDVQAA, encoded by the coding sequence ATGGATTTTACACAAAATGAACGACTTAAGCAAATCAATGAACAGACACTAATTATAGGAATTGATATCGCCAAACATAAGCATGTTGCCAGGGCGATTGATGATCGGGGAATCGACTTATCCAAGCGCTTGGTTTTCCCTAACACGTTAGAAGGATTCAAACTATTACTCGAGTGGGCTAAGCAGTTAAGCGCTCAAACATCCCGTCCCAACCTGATGATCGGTATGGAGCCCACAGGGCATTATTGGATTAATCTAGCGTATTTCTTGAAATCTCAGAGTGAAAGGCCAGTCGTGGTAAACCCGATGAAGGTGAAGAAATCAAAAGAACTGGATGATGATTCGCCCACCAAAAATGACACCAAAGATGCGAAAGTCATCGCTCAAGTCATGCGAGCGGGTCGTTATCATGAGCCCATCTTACCTGAGGGGTTGTATGCCGAGTTACGTGAAGGAGTCAAACTCTATGACATCATCCAAGAGGATTTGTCATCCATTAAAGCTCAAATTCATAATGCGCTGGATCGCTATTTCCCTGAATTCTTAACTGTATTTAAAAAGTGGGATGGGAAAACAGCTTTATATTTATTGAAGTGTGGATATCTTCCAGATGATATTCAACAGAAAACAGAAGATGAACTTCTAAAAGAAGTGAAAACTAAAGTAACTAAAAATATTGGGATAGCGCGTATGCGCCATCTGAAAAAGGCAGCTGCCTCCAGTATTGGACTGACCGTAGGTCTTCGAATGGCTCGTGAAGAACTTCGCTATCTTGTCGATCAGTATGAATTATTAAACGGTCGTCTAGAAGCCCTTAAGGGAGAACTTGAAGAGCTTGTTCGAATGGTTCCTGGGGCCGATAGTATGATGGCTATAAAAGGCGTCGGGCCTATGACAGTTGTTGGCTTCTTTGCCGAGATTGGTGACCTTTCAAACTATAGAGATCCACGACAAATTATCAAATTAGCAGGACTCAATCTGATGATAAACCAATCCGGCAAGCATAAAGGGCAGACGACCATCACCAAACGAGGGCGGCGGAGATTACGTACAATTTTATATCAAGTCGCTCGCCCATTAGCCTTTCATAATAAAGGGTTTAAGGCCCTGCACAATTACTACAAACACCGTAGAAACAATCCTCTAAAGGGGAAACAATCTTATGTCGCTTTAGGTCGTAAACTGATTAAAATTCTATTTGTGATGGGGACACGGAAGTGTGCCTTTAGTGAAGAACGCATGCTTCGTGATATCCCGCATATTACTGATGTGCAGGCTGCTTAA
- the yycF gene encoding response regulator YycF → MDKKILVVDDEKPIADILQFNLKKEGYEVHCAYDGDEAVKMAEEVKPDLVLLDIMLPNRDGMEVCREIRKKYEMPIIMLTAKDSEIDKVLGLELGADDYVTKPFSTRELIARVKANLRRHQAGAAQASDEDENNEITVGSLTIHPDAYVVSKRGETIELTHREFELLHYLAKHIGQVMTREHLLQTVWGYDYYGDVRTVDVTVRRLREKIEDNPSHPTWIVTRRGVGYYLRNPEQE, encoded by the coding sequence ATGGATAAAAAGATTCTAGTTGTTGACGATGAAAAGCCGATTGCGGATATTTTACAGTTTAATTTAAAGAAGGAAGGCTATGAGGTTCATTGTGCTTATGACGGCGATGAGGCTGTGAAGATGGCGGAGGAAGTGAAGCCTGACTTGGTTCTTCTGGATATCATGCTTCCGAATCGTGACGGGATGGAAGTGTGCCGTGAGATTCGTAAGAAATATGAGATGCCGATCATCATGCTGACGGCGAAAGACTCGGAGATCGATAAGGTGCTGGGACTTGAGCTGGGTGCGGATGATTATGTGACGAAGCCGTTCAGTACGCGTGAATTGATCGCGAGGGTGAAAGCGAACCTTAGACGTCATCAGGCAGGGGCTGCGCAGGCAAGTGACGAGGATGAAAATAATGAGATCACGGTTGGTTCGTTGACGATTCATCCGGATGCGTATGTTGTGTCCAAACGCGGAGAAACGATTGAACTGACACACCGTGAGTTTGAGCTTCTTCATTATCTGGCGAAGCATATTGGACAGGTCATGACCCGTGAGCACCTTCTTCAGACGGTGTGGGGGTATGATTACTACGGTGATGTCCGTACGGTAGACGTAACGGTCAGACGTCTTCGTGAAAAAATTGAGGATAATCCCAGCCACCCTACTTGGATCGTAACACGTAGAGGAGTCGGTTATTACTTGCGAAATCCTGAACAGGAGTAA
- the walK gene encoding cell wall metabolism sensor histidine kinase WalK: protein MKKVGLTRSIHLKFVMIYVLLILLAMQIIGVYFVRELEHKLVDNFQTSIKSRVDLLEYSVREEMVKDRAEDDPTKESEIKNLLEDSDEPTSDIYEIRVVDDRSRIVGTSDENNQALVGRPTNEISVKRVLAGGGTYDNIFIDEKTGDRVWVLTSPIMTSEEVIGAIYLVAKIENVYDQMNEINKIFTNGTLIALAITAILGVLLAQTITRPISDMRKQALAMAKGNFSRKVKVYGYDEIGQLAMTFNNLTKRLQEAQATTEGERRKLSSVLSYMTDGVIATDRKGRVILINDPAVEMLNVSRETVLSQPIVALLGLDEEYTFEDLSNEQDSIILDYSTKDKPYILRANFSIIQKETGFVNGLITVLHDITEQEKIDLERREFVANVSHELRTPLTTMRSYLEALAEGAWQDEEIAPQFLNVTQTETERMIRLVNDLLQLSKMDSKDYRFNKDWVDFILFFHRIIDRFEMTKNLNVTFERYLPDEAMFVEIDQDKITQVLDNIISNALKYSPEGGTITFHVKENNGFIEISVSDQGLGIPKENLEKIFERFYRVDKARSRQMGGTGLGLAIAKEMISAHGGDVWATSVDGKGTTITFTLPYDSAQEDDWS, encoded by the coding sequence ATGAAGAAAGTTGGTTTAACGCGTTCGATCCATCTTAAATTTGTCATGATTTATGTGCTCCTGATTCTTTTGGCAATGCAGATCATCGGGGTTTATTTTGTCAGGGAATTGGAGCATAAGCTGGTTGATAACTTTCAAACCAGCATAAAAAGCAGGGTGGATCTACTTGAATATTCGGTCAGGGAAGAGATGGTCAAGGATCGTGCCGAGGATGATCCCACGAAAGAAAGTGAAATTAAGAATCTATTAGAAGACAGTGATGAGCCAACATCCGATATTTATGAAATTCGCGTAGTGGATGATCGGAGCAGGATCGTAGGCACCTCTGACGAAAACAACCAGGCGCTGGTTGGGCGCCCGACGAATGAGATTTCGGTTAAACGGGTACTCGCCGGCGGAGGCACTTATGATAACATTTTTATTGATGAAAAAACCGGAGACCGGGTCTGGGTCCTGACTTCGCCTATCATGACGTCTGAAGAAGTGATCGGTGCCATCTATCTGGTCGCTAAGATTGAAAATGTATATGACCAGATGAATGAAATAAATAAAATTTTCACGAATGGGACGCTGATTGCGCTCGCCATTACAGCCATATTGGGAGTCCTGCTGGCTCAGACCATCACACGTCCGATTTCGGATATGAGAAAACAGGCACTCGCGATGGCAAAAGGTAACTTCTCACGGAAAGTAAAGGTCTACGGCTATGATGAAATCGGTCAGCTTGCGATGACTTTTAATAACCTTACCAAGCGGCTGCAGGAAGCCCAGGCAACGACAGAAGGCGAAAGAAGAAAACTTTCTTCCGTTCTTTCCTATATGACGGATGGGGTCATCGCTACGGATCGAAAGGGCAGAGTGATCCTGATCAATGATCCGGCTGTCGAAATGCTGAATGTTTCACGTGAAACAGTGCTGTCCCAGCCGATCGTAGCACTCCTCGGCCTGGATGAAGAGTATACGTTCGAAGACCTTTCGAATGAGCAGGACTCGATCATTTTGGATTACAGTACGAAGGATAAGCCATATATTTTAAGGGCCAATTTCTCGATCATTCAAAAGGAAACCGGTTTTGTTAACGGGTTGATCACGGTGCTTCATGATATTACGGAGCAGGAAAAGATCGACTTGGAGAGACGGGAATTCGTTGCGAATGTGTCCCATGAATTACGTACCCCTTTAACAACGATGCGAAGCTATTTAGAGGCATTAGCCGAAGGGGCATGGCAGGATGAAGAGATTGCGCCGCAATTTTTAAATGTGACTCAAACGGAGACGGAACGGATGATCCGCCTCGTAAACGATCTACTTCAATTATCTAAGATGGATAGCAAAGACTACCGATTTAATAAAGATTGGGTGGACTTCATCCTATTCTTCCATCGGATCATTGACCGTTTTGAGATGACGAAGAATCTGAATGTCACGTTTGAACGCTATTTACCCGATGAGGCGATGTTTGTAGAGATTGATCAGGATAAGATTACTCAGGTATTGGATAATATCATTTCCAATGCGTTGAAGTATTCTCCTGAAGGCGGAACGATTACGTTCCATGTGAAAGAAAACAATGGGTTCATTGAAATCAGCGTCTCGGATCAGGGACTCGGTATTCCGAAAGAGAACCTTGAGAAGATTTTTGAACGATTCTACCGCGTTGATAAGGCCCGTTCAAGACAGATGGGCGGTACCGGGCTGGGGCTTGCGATCGCGAAGGAAATGATATCAGCACACGGTGGTGATGTGTGGGCAACAAGTGTAGATGGCAAAGGAACGACGATCACGTTTACACTCCCATACGATTCCGCACAAGAGGATGATTGGTCATGA